The Nymphalis io chromosome 3, ilAglIoxx1.1, whole genome shotgun sequence genome contains the following window.
ataatttctatttgtttattctaattaaagtattattcaTTGATTTCGAATAATTTTACCTGATCTTGTTGATCCGAACAAAGTATCCATTTATTCagaaatttgatttatataaataattgaaagcaACTTTTAACAAATACCTAACCCACTGTAAACCCACAATCGATGGGCTTGATAGATTTAGCTTCGATTTAACGATTCCCTTTAGCTTGACACGTAAGGTTATATCAGTAATtgactctatatatatatagtcgtaGTATGTTGTGACTGCTTCGTTAATCTAgtagtttttctgtcgaaagtactcaatagcagctcggagtttggaagttagaagtgtgtacactcccgtgcttcggaaagcacgtaaagccattggtcctgcgactgaactctctccggtcgtttcggattgccgtcccatcggattatgaaagttagggtatggagagtgcacctgtgtttgcgcacacacttgtgcattataatatgtcctgcgcagttggctaatctctcctgatattggccgccgttgccgagatctggaggatattattactacatagtagtataatatatgtatatacatagtaaCAGTATAAAAATAGCTCtgcatttaattcatttaattttataaatatattatatacttctttATAGATGACAGACTTTAATGAATCTTTGCTACAGTTTACAAAATTATCAACTTTAAATCTTTGTGGCAACTATATAGCTGAGGTTGACACGAATTGCCTTCCACGGGGATTACGAATACTCGAATTACAGAATAATCGCATCAGTAACGTGGAGATATTCGTTGAACAATTGCCGtctaatttgatttatttaggACTCGCCAGGAACATACTCACCAATGGTTTGTCAATGAGCatcttaattttatagtataaactAAGTAATTGTTATGGATGGGAAAACAagcttgtttatttgttacacaTTCAtatcttaacttttttttaatgctggaaaaacgcattacgcgtttcccccacgggaacagtgggggggtatgtgggtccaaggcgccgagtgcatcCCGAACATCGGAATCTCCACTAAAAAACCGGCGGTAgcctttccgtcttaatgaggagcgccacgggatcgctttcgcgtgctaccgtggcgctctgcAATTCATGTCTTAACTGCTCAACTTTCGCATACCTATACGTTGTCAagtatacaaaaaaagaaatactagCAGTAATACTAACTCACTTATGGGCAAAACCTCAGGCGGAaactatatttctataaataaattataaatattttacttaaaacgtattttgtaatttaatttagttttaacatCCAAAATAGACCtgaataatttgatttgtaacaagagaaataaaaaataccagaAACCAAAATATATGATCATTTAGATTAGATTGGGAGCCTTCGAATTcaaaatacgtatatttttttcaagttttaaaATCTCTGTATCTCTAAAGTGTTATAAATtgacattttacaagattatattagattattaaatGTAAGCATTACCAGTTCGGGATGTAGTCTCTAATATGTTTTAGTAAGAGTCATCGGTCAAAATAAACAGCTTTATAGATAGATCTCCatattagtatagaagtatAACATGCTTActgaattaattgaaatactgaaagaatttgaattattatgtaatgGAAAACATTTctcattaaatagtaataaacatttatttttattttatttaataattcaaagttAAAACCTAATTTAAGATGTTACGTTATTAGTAACTAACGATACTGGTAAATGAACCCTTCAAATTGCTTCAAACATGGAATGGTACACACCCAGCTAAGCCTAAAGCTGGCAATGTTTATGTCTCTACATTCCTTACAATCtagtttatttaaacttatgcTTAAAATAGCtactataaaaagtaaattattttaaatttaatcaaaacagTTTTCTCTAATAATTGTACACATTACATTTTTGGTAAACATATCagcgttattattaaaaatgaatttatacatCAGTTGATTGCATGAATCTGCTAAGAGTTGATATTATAACTTTGTTTGCTTATAAAtactcatttgtttttaattttgtaaatggtTGGAATCTATTctgattaaatgaataatatataggtTTGCTTTGAGGAAACGAACGAAATCagtaaaatattagttaatacAAATCTAggacataaaaaacaaatagttgCTTACTTTAACCAGAGTGAATCATACttactcattattattaaattccatattcatttaaaattgaataattttattcatagattgtgtatataattattctatatattttttagatagcGTAAGTGGGCTATCAAGGCTATCACACAATATAACGGTGTTAGATTTGTCAGACAACGACATCTATGATATAGAAGTGGTACTAAGTGCACTAGCTGTCCTGCCCGGTCTGATCGCTTTACAACTCGCTGGCAACCCGTGCGCTGTATGTTTTcaagtttataattttgtatgtagatGGCGCTGTAAATACATTATCACATTGTTCattcaatatcaatataatgtcatattattcatttttgaaCTTAGCTACAAgtttaattctaaattaaagATGGCATTATAAGTTTGATCAAAAATTACACGAAGCTTTTTTTGTTCTGCTTTAGTTAAGGTTCTAGAATTTTTAGAAATAACAACGATTacgatttactggtggtaggcctttttgcaaactcgtctgggtaggtctacgcatcagatattctacagtgGAAGagtagtacttagtattgttgtgttccggtttgaagggtgagtgagccagtgtaattacgggcacaagagacataacatcttagttcccaaggttggtagtgcattggcgatgtaagcgatggttaacatttaccatcagatagGCCATATAATTGTCCGCTTAcatactctataaaaaaaagatgatgTTGAAGCactatctttaaaaaaaaatttcatgaCTGTTATCTTTTCTATAAAAAGCGAAAGTAAGTAcctttgttacgttttcacgtcttaactactcaaccgatcatcatgaaattacaCGTTTATTCAGGGGTGCAGAAAAGGATGTAGGGTAGGTaggtatatattgtatattttctacCTCTATTCTGTGGGCCTATACAAAAAGTTGAAACTGTAATTTCcactttatttatctttaaataaaatataaccttttCTCGTAGTTATCTTCAATGACATTGCACACTTTTCTTATTTTGTCTGCGTAGAAGGCCAGGCAGGTACCATattcactcaaccttcaaaccggaacacaacagtactaattATGATAAGTTGGTGGTAAGGACCCTATctaactattttataacattattctcattataatttgatgttttgtaaatatttttataggattCCTATATATAGGAATACTTACCCAATTATCATTACTTTTGGATCACTTCTAGTATATTGTACTTATATTCTACCGATTtactctttttaatatttacggcCTGTTTAGGTGTGTGCAGCCTACGCCCGTATAACATTAATGCGACTACCAAGATTACAATGGCTAGACTCTCGGGAAATTCTACCAACCGATAGGCCGTTGGAGCCTTTCGAACCTCATCCAGATGATTTACGCTCtgcttactttaattttactgtcTTTCGAGTAATGTCCGTGCCTCAACCCCCTAAGCCTGATAAGGTAAGGAATGGctaatgtataaaaaactagTAGAAAAAATTGCATTATAGCATACCGAACAAGGAAAAcgagtacaaataaaattatgaatatattgtacataacactatctatctataattactcttgcactggtggtagagctttgtgcaagctcgtctgcgtaggaaccacccactaatcagatattctaccgcaaaacaacagtatttggtactgttgtgttccggtttaaagggtaagtgagccagtgtaattacatgcacaagggacataacatcttagttcccaaggttagtggcgcattggtgatgtaagcgatggttaacatttcttacaatgccaatgtctatgggcgttggtgaccacttaccataatccgacttcctattctataaaaacaaaaaactctATAAATccttaataagataaaaaataaataaaatttagtttttttatacagttATGATATTGTGTCTTCAATGCCTGTATTGTCTtgaataaagttattcttaCGTTTAGCTTCAACtatcactttaattttaaaaacatgcattttaatgtttaataatgtttataacgtttactgttttttaaaaatatttttaatttgttaattagaaataaacaCACGTGATACTCGCTGGTCTATAGTAATGGCACTCCTGTAACCATTGAGTGtatcatttgatttttttaatttaactttttcgttcctctttttaaattattccagGGCGCTATTACAGCTTTTCACGTTGAATTGGAATTGCCTTTATTAGATTCAACGCGACGAAAGTTTTTAATGTTCCGTAATATCGAGTCGCTTGTTGAAATTTTACCACCGCCAGAGGATGAAGAATGGCCATCCGCGGCACCGACTCCCTCATTTGCAGGAAGTAAAATCGCAGTaggtaagttttattattaagaacgAAAGAATTAGAAGTAGTAGTTGGTGTATTTATATCTAAAAGTTCTACGTCACACATGGAaatctttacttttttaatgtaacaCGATTCcctaatagaaaaatataggtatattaaaTATGCGTATTCATAACACTTTGAGTCTTGATTGATTCAAGTTTAAGATGCAGTTCTCCTTTATATTAACAATCGATAGTCTCATTTATCACTCAACACAGAATTTCATGAAAATTTATCTTTCTTACTTTCAGCTTAGATTCGTTTTTTGAATGTTATATATGacgtattcttttatttaaatcataaagaTGACTGATCTCTTCGATGTCTTTAATCTTTAATGGTTGGAAACGTGGTCCAACGTCATTTTTAACATTATGACTAATAGCAAATCACTAAAAATATCGAAGCTATTTTTACAGTTATCGATATATCTCTTATATGAAtatgattttctttattattttagaatcatCAAAATTACGAGCGTCTGCATCATATTACGAACCGGACATCTATAATCATTTGATGGCAAAGAACTCTCGTGAAATCTGCCATTTCACAGTTTTCGAGAGTAATCGTGTCCAGTGGAACAAGATAATGAATTTCCAAGAaccaactattaaaatattttgtccgAATCTTTTTGCTTTGAGAGATACATTCCGCACGGTCATTACCGTTAGACTTGTGTACACGGTGGTGAGTTTATCATTAACAATAagcaaataattgaaaaattatgatATGTTTTATTGCGTGTATTTATAATGGTTttgattcaatatatttttcttgtcaACGTTATCATCGGCTTGCACtttttactgtaattatttCTTCAAAACATGATTTTCTATCTTAATAACTTTAGTAAAACGAGTAAGTATACGCttttatttatgtagataaataaaagtactgACGCGACTACTCATAGTCTTTCTTGGTCAGATTACAAAAAGCTCTGATCGTAGTTTTGCAATATATTCGAAAATAGTAAAACATTACTTATTTTCCTATATTTGTCTGTTTAATGGTTCGCCCCTCGTTAACGCAGCTATGGAACAAAggcatttacttttttttctttcattcaaATTCGATCGTTTATAGACTAACagaaaattaatgaatacaatATAAGTTTCCAAAAGACAGTTATGGGTAAACAAAGTAAGCCAGATAAGAAAAGCGCGCTGTCTCTAAGAGCTCCGGGAGAACAGCGAGTCACACTGGCTTCCATCAAATGCGTGCTCAAGCGGCCGGACTGGAGCCAACCCTCTCAACACTTCCATTGGGACGACACACTGATCACAGACGAAGCTATCCATTGGGGAGATGGTGACCTTTCTGTAATTGTTCTGTACTTTTCAgtgtataatgatataaataccTACGTCAATACTTTTTTCAATAAACAACAAtcgatttataattcatatttaaaacttattttattttattttagtttttatgctgataaaaaattattattatttcttatttaatttctatcaatatttacatttaattaaaaaaagagtaatGATCGttcttttttctatattttataatttttttttgctttagatTTGACATAACACACACgttgcatttttaataaaacaatatatttagttaattgttACACAGGTATTACAGTATACTCTAGCAGCCGTGAAGACGCCTAAAGGTAAACCAGATTCAGATCCCGGTTCGACCAAACAGTTTCCACCAGAAAACCTAACCTGCCACTTTGGATTTGGAATAGAAACTTTAcgaatataaaatgtttgtatgttgcatgaatcttaataaaattttcaagagTGTATAcaagttttaactttttttcttcagtcctaattataatatatattttataaccgtCCCATTGCTACCAATTTCATGCTATTCCATTCTTCGTCTATCATTGCTATTCTGGTATGTAGAATTTACCTTGAAGTTGTGTCTCGTGTCTAGTTATAGGCCGCAGATTCTGAGGGcctatttagaaaataaagttattggttttttttctttcgaaaatttctcagtagcagcacggagtctggaagttagaattGTGTACACTCCAATGCCTGGGAAAGGatgtgaagccgttggtcctgcgcctgaactttccggtcgtgtcagattagTCGTCCAcaagattatgagagtgaggcaATAGAAATTGCACCTATGTTTCCGCAcatacttgtgtactataatatgttctgcgtagttggcttgtATCCCTTGAgatggtcgccgtggccgaaatcggtcagaaggTCATCATGATCAACATGAGGTATTAGCAAGATGCGCTTAAGACTTGTTCACACTCTGATGTTTagacgaaaaataaataaatttaacttagtAATTAAATGGTTTTGAACAACCAATAAATTCACTCtaatataattgttgttttaaCTTAGCGCTTCACTCTGCTTAATACTCAAATAATACGGACGACAAGTATCTAAGCAATAGAGCTTGACACCTCAGGTTGTAAGTTCGGTTTGGCTACGTAGCTGTAAGGTCACTGACAACGATTCGACTTTAtagaattgatattttaaatagataaatggACATATCCTCAATTCGAACAATCGGTCTAATCTTGTTAGAGCCATATAtagtttagtttattttgaATGGCGGGAGCAGCGCACGAACGCTGGGGTAGCCAGCTTGAATACTTGTTATCATGTCTAGGGTATGCAGTCGGCATAGGAAACTTGTGGCGATTTCCTTACCTATGTTATAGGAATGGAGGAGGtaagttgatttaaaaatattaaaaaataatcttcaaaAACCAAACCTTACAAGAtaacacttataaaataatatcgaagTATATTTTGGTACGTCTATTCTAAGACGTACGATAAGTTAACTGCattcaattatttaagtttatttgcgattataatatttcaggcGCATTCCTCATCCCATACTTGTTGACGCTTGTAACATGTGGTATTCCACTTGTTTATTTAGAGACTCTCCTTGGGCAATTTGCGAGTGCAGGATGCATTTCAGTATTCAACATAAATCCATTGTTCAAAGgtatttacataattacatttatttttattttttttaatatatgaatataataactaaGTTATTGAAAACAAACTTTGTTCATGAGCATCTTCATAAAAAtcctttatttattgttttatacaatGAGTAAATGAGATCCTCAAGAAAGACTAGCCAAGTGCGCGACctattataatgcacaaatgGGTGTGTACAAACAcaagtacactctctattcaatcatctctcataatccgataacaAAGAAAGAACGAAAAGAGACCAAACATTGTATAAATgggtttacgtgcttttcgagaaCGGGTGTATCACCACTACCACCACTTCGAGGCTCCTGCCTGCTGTTGGCCTGGGAATTGCTCGACAAAAACCCCCAATATTTTATTGGCCTGAACCGgggtttgaacctaggacctcggtACCTGCAGCCTTATAACTATTCGTTTGAATTATAATGACTAACGAGTTATAATGACAAACGACCAATTTCGTACtctataaacaaaaatcattgACAAAACAATCACATAAATTTCCTAGTAGTATATTAACATTTCAACATTTACAGGAGCCGGCTACGCTgcgattattttaaatgtaatagcTATTATTTACTTCGCATCAATAATGTCAtatccaatattatatatatatcattcctTCAGTTCGCCGCTGCCTTGGCAAAGTTGTGGTAATTCTTGGAATACTGAAAAGTGTCTAGAggtatatttagaaaataatgtatacaGAATATGTTTATAGTTGCTATGTTATTATATTCCTTATGAATTTACAGATTACTGGAAATTACAGCTTAATAGCAAACAGATCAGTCACAACGCCAGAAGATGAATTCTTCCAGTAAGATCTTTGATATcataatatctattttaatctgttgtaatttaatttagtattttaatctGTCTAGTAAAAGTTATTCAGTCACCTTAACctgtatttcaaatatattgattataatttaataattttagaaaaaataagagattctatcttaatttaaatgtattatatataagtaaattaaatgtgCATTTTTTGATAACTACTCTGACCTCACATCTGTTTTCAAGATTGAGatacacattttatatacaCCTTATTATACTTAGcagaaataaaatagatacaaaaAACTGTCAAAGAGAACTTAGTATGCATGGCAATGGCATGCATACCAATTAAAGTGATTTCTTCCACATTTTTAAGAAAGCAaacataatttgaataaataagaagttaacaaaaaagtttataatatatattatatatacagtttattatttttatatatcaagtggaaatccatttaaaaataaagaaagtaattaatgaaattgttatcaatatttaatttcagtatACGCTTATTAAACATGTCATCCGGTATTACCCATATCGGAGGTATAGTATGGCCTATATTCTGGTGCAATGTGATCTGCTGGGTAATAGTCTATCTCTGCATTTGTAACGGAGTTAAAAGCGTTGGAAAGGTAAACTTGCAAGATATCTgagaataacttttattggaaTATTGCCAGTGACATTCTTTTCCTAAAAGTAAACTTCTCGTAATCCTATTTATGTCCACAGATCGTATACTTCACAGTTATATTTCCGTATGTAGTGCTTTGCGCCTTATTCATTCGTGGCATAACGTTGCCAGGCGCTTGGCAGGGTATACTCTACTTTGTTCTTCCGGATTGGAATCAATTGACGAAACCGAAGGTAATTTAAGCCATTAATcactttacagtaacagcctgtaaatgtcccactgctgggctaaggcctcctctcccttttttttttttttttttttttttttaatcactttaatcggtttaaaatcaaaataaattttacaaagaaCATTTTACTTAATCACTTTTGAATATGTTTGATCtccaaaacaaacaaatttttgaTACCAAAATGcaggtttttttatttgttccttAATTTCTGTCAACAAATTTCATGAGTCTAATGTTTTATGcgtacaaaaaaatacaaaatctttttgtatcaattgtgttaatattatttttctatattcgtacgacatacaattaattaaaatcaccaACATAAATAAGAGTCTTTTAGGGCTAATAGTAATTCACAATGAAATAATAAGGCGAACAGACagctttatcattttttataacatacaagAATATTCAACTTAAAAACTCTTTTTGTTCtaacaataatacaaaagttatagcctgtaaatgcccacagctgggctaaaggcctgctctcccttttttgaggagaaggtttggagcttattccaccatgctgctccagtgcgggttgttggaatacacatgtgaaatacaatttcagtgaaattagacacatgcaggtttcttcacgatgttttccttcatcgtaaagcacgagatgaattataatcacaaattaagcacatgaaaattcagtggtgcttgcccaggtcatcggttaagattcacgcgttcttaccactgggccatctcggcttttacaaatataataaaatcaaatgtctgatttaagcttatttaaatgtatttgtttcataaaatatatattaaataaattatgcatATTGTATATTTCCCATACTTCTAGGTTTGGGCTGATGCAGctactcagatattctactctCTTGGTCCCGGCTGGGGTGGACTTGTCAGCATGGCAAGTTTCAACAGATTTCACTATGATAATTTACGGTttgttaacatatattttattaacttgctGTTACGAAGTTAGTTAGTATGTTCATTATTCGAAAgaccatattttaaaaatgtctgtTATTAGGAAGTCTAAAGAATTAGATCAacatatcttttaaaattaaatttatttggtgTATTCCAATATGATAACTTGTGGACGTTTTTAAGTCGCAAATCTTGATCATatcatagtattttttataataaaataacaacataaaaagTAGACGGAAATGATCCCTCATGAAATGAGATAATATGTATTGTCAACAATCAACAATTTATCAAAAGCAAATATCATTTTTCTAGGTCTTCGATCATAATACCGCTTGTAAATAGCGGTACAAGTATATGGGCGGGATTTGTCGTATTTTCTGTCCTTGGGTTTGCTGCAGAGCGTGCGGGAGTCCCCGTAGGACAAGTAGCATCTGCTGGTCCCGGATTGGCTTTCATCACTTATCCAACTGCTGTGTCAATGATGCCTGCACCTAACTTCTGGGCCATTACATTCTTTGTTATGCTGTTCTTTCTCGGTATTGATACCATGGTAAGCTTATAGttacaatgtaatttaattaaaaagcaacTTTATGCTCCTTTAAATAAGTATCTTTTTAGTTAATTGagaataatgtatttatgttaatCTAAGTGCTGTTTACAGTTTGTTACAATTGAATCAATCATCGCCGGCCTCTTGGACGAGTTTACGCAATTGCGCAAACGTAAAAAGCTCGTCACATTTCTGACATGTTTGATCCTGTTTAGTCTTTCAATCATCTGTAATACTGAGGTTAGTCGAAATTAAATCATACTTACACATAACTATATTTACattgtatacataa
Protein-coding sequences here:
- the LOC126781363 gene encoding uncharacterized protein LOC126781363 gives rise to the protein MSPKTKDTATKKPLLQVLRPSISNSSLNYIPEDVIEGFQERIETGISWTIAEEAARYHRQKYNNKQIPKLTFSKALQNKIKKSVLNGFLDKDSNFTLNEQWEILLPIALWDNEKFSNNERKECFKNNNSLTDNMIDLIKTAVRRDDREILKLNLKMVSVLRVNDCEMTDFNESLLQFTKLSTLNLCGNYIAEVDTNCLPRGLRILELQNNRISNVEIFVEQLPSNLIYLGLARNILTNDSVSGLSRLSHNITVLDLSDNDIYDIEVVLSALAVLPGLIALQLAGNPCAVCAAYARITLMRLPRLQWLDSREILPTDRPLEPFEPHPDDLRSAYFNFTVFRVMSVPQPPKPDKGAITAFHVELELPLLDSTRRKFLMFRNIESLVEILPPPEDEEWPSAAPTPSFAGSKIAVESSKLRASASYYEPDIYNHLMAKNSREICHFTVFESNRVQWNKIMNFQEPTIKIFCPNLFALRDTFRTVITVRLVYTVTVMGKQSKPDKKSALSLRAPGEQRVTLASIKCVLKRPDWSQPSQHFHWDDTLITDEAIHWGDGDLSVLQYTLAAVKTPKGKPDSDPGSTKQFPPENLTCHFGFGIETLRI
- the LOC126781365 gene encoding sodium- and chloride-dependent glycine transporter 1-like, whose product is MAGAAHERWGSQLEYLLSCLGYAVGIGNLWRFPYLCYRNGGGAFLIPYLLTLVTCGIPLVYLETLLGQFASAGCISVFNINPLFKGAGYAAIILNVIAIIYFASIMSYPILYIYHSFSSPLPWQSCGNSWNTEKCLEITGNYSLIANRSVTTPEDEFFHIRLLNMSSGITHIGGIVWPIFWCNVICWVIVYLCICNGVKSVGKIVYFTVIFPYVVLCALFIRGITLPGAWQGILYFVLPDWNQLTKPKVWADAATQIFYSLGPGWGGLVSMASFNRFHYDNLRSSIIIPLVNSGTSIWAGFVVFSVLGFAAERAGVPVGQVASAGPGLAFITYPTAVSMMPAPNFWAITFFVMLFFLGIDTMFVTIESIIAGLLDEFTQLRKRKKLVTFLTCLILFSLSIICNTEGGLHVIGLLDAHVAIACVPVVCGLELIGAVYTYGPKKLTIDVLFMTGRHLKPMWITLWRYIIPVLLLIIATYSLRDASGWAGWTVALVSVICVPIHATKTLCLAKGSFKQRLRESCKPSSDWGPVEPEIREKWKCFHNDRIISKTSIKLSENNI